From the Fusobacterium ulcerans ATCC 49185 genome, the window TAAGCATTTTTGTCATCGTTCCAAGTTAGATAGCAATTTGCCATCATTGAACCTAAGTAAAATGTTTTTATATTCATCATTTTTCAGTTTTCCTCCTTAAATTCTCAATAGAATTCATACCATATCTTTAATTATACTTCAGTTTCACTAATTTTGTCTACCTAAATTATCAATAACAACATATTATAGGTGTTTCCTCTTCCAAAAAAGCACATATTTCTCTTTTATCAGATATCTTTAAAAAGGGATACACTATTTTCATTCTTTGGTGTATAATCTACTGGTAAATATTTTATTTAGGAGGAAACAAATTGAATATAGTTTTATTATACCCTGAAATACCATATAATACAGGAAATATAGGAAGAAGTGCTGTACTTACTAATACAACTCTGCATTTAATCAAACCTCTTGGATTTTCTTTAGATGAAAAGCAATTAAAAAGAGCTGGACTTGATTACTGGCATCTTGTTGATTTAAAAGTATGGGAATCTTATGAGGACTTTATAACTGGAAATCCTAATGCCATAATATATTATGCAACTACTAAAACAAAGCAGAAATATACAGATATAAAATTTGGAAGAAATGATTTTGTTATGTTTGGTCCTGAATCAAGAGGAATCCCAGAAGAGATATTAAATAAAAATGCTGATCACTGCATTACTATTCCAATGATAGACATGGGACGTTCTCTAAACCTTTCCAACTCTGCTGCTATCATTTTATATGAAGCTTTAAGACAGACAGATTTTAATTTTAACAAATAGGAGAATTTATGCTTATTAATAAAATTCATCATATAGCAATTATCTGTTCAAACTATAAAAAATCTAAAGATTTTTATGTAAATATTTTAGGATTTAAAATTCTAAACGAAACATATAGAAGTGAAAGAAAATCATATAAACTTG encodes:
- a CDS encoding tRNA (cytidine(34)-2'-O)-methyltransferase, whose product is MNIVLLYPEIPYNTGNIGRSAVLTNTTLHLIKPLGFSLDEKQLKRAGLDYWHLVDLKVWESYEDFITGNPNAIIYYATTKTKQKYTDIKFGRNDFVMFGPESRGIPEEILNKNADHCITIPMIDMGRSLNLSNSAAIILYEALRQTDFNFNK